In one window of Zhihengliuella sp. ISTPL4 DNA:
- a CDS encoding cystathionine beta-synthase, translated as MKYADSIVDLVGDTPLVKLQHVTEGIACTVLVKLEYLNPGGSAKDRIAARIIDAAEAAGDLQPGGTIVEPTSGNTGVGLALVAQQRGYRCVFVLPDKVGEDKIDVLRAYGAEVVVTPTSVPADSPESYYSVSDRLAREIPGAFKPNQYENPNGPRSHYETTGPEIWRDTDGRITHFVAGVGTGGTITGTGRYLREVSDDAVRIIGVDPEGSVYSGGTGRPYLVEGVGEDIWPGAYDPAVPHEIVAVGDAESFAMTRRLAREEGILVGGSSGMAVVGALRVAKDLPADAVMVVLLPDGGRGYLGKIFNDGWMRSYGFSEVEEGETVADVLAARASRHGLPDLVHAHPTDTVLEAIGMMTEYEVSQLVVLSAEPPVMMGEVVGTVDEKGLLDLLFRGDAEPSDAVGAHVGERLPLIGIHAPVAQARAALADADALLVTEDGKPHTVLTRQDLLGYLSR; from the coding sequence ATGAAGTATGCGGACTCCATCGTCGACCTCGTCGGCGACACGCCCCTGGTGAAGCTCCAGCACGTCACCGAGGGCATCGCGTGCACGGTGCTCGTGAAGCTCGAGTACCTGAACCCCGGCGGGTCGGCGAAGGATCGGATCGCGGCCCGCATCATCGATGCCGCCGAAGCCGCGGGCGACCTGCAGCCGGGTGGGACGATCGTCGAGCCCACGAGCGGCAACACCGGCGTCGGGCTCGCCCTCGTGGCCCAGCAGCGCGGCTACCGGTGCGTCTTCGTGCTCCCGGACAAGGTGGGCGAGGACAAGATCGACGTGCTCCGTGCGTACGGCGCGGAGGTCGTCGTGACCCCGACGTCCGTCCCCGCGGACAGCCCGGAGTCGTACTACAGCGTGAGCGACCGGCTGGCACGGGAGATCCCCGGCGCCTTCAAGCCGAACCAGTACGAGAATCCGAACGGCCCACGCAGCCACTACGAGACGACCGGTCCGGAGATCTGGCGGGACACGGATGGCCGGATCACCCACTTCGTCGCCGGGGTGGGGACGGGCGGCACGATCACCGGTACGGGACGCTATCTGCGCGAGGTGTCCGATGACGCGGTGCGCATCATCGGCGTCGATCCGGAGGGCAGCGTCTACAGCGGCGGCACCGGTCGGCCCTACCTCGTCGAGGGTGTGGGCGAGGACATCTGGCCCGGAGCGTACGACCCTGCGGTCCCGCATGAGATCGTCGCCGTCGGCGATGCGGAGTCGTTCGCGATGACGCGGCGCCTGGCCCGCGAGGAGGGCATCCTCGTCGGCGGCTCCAGTGGCATGGCCGTCGTCGGGGCGCTGCGGGTGGCGAAGGACCTGCCGGCGGATGCGGTCATGGTCGTGCTCCTCCCGGATGGCGGACGCGGCTACCTCGGCAAGATCTTCAACGACGGCTGGATGCGCTCCTACGGGTTCAGCGAGGTGGAGGAGGGGGAGACGGTCGCCGACGTGCTCGCGGCCCGGGCCTCCCGCCACGGCCTCCCCGACCTCGTGCACGCTCACCCCACCGACACGGTGCTCGAGGCGATCGGCATGATGACGGAGTACGAGGTTTCGCAGCTCGTCGTGCTCAGCGCGGAGCCGCCGGTGATGATGGGCGAGGTCGTGGGCACCGTCGACGAGAAGGGCCTTCTCGACCTGCTCTTCCGGGGCGACGCCGAACCGAGCGACGCCGTCGGCGCACACGTGGGGGAGCGGCTGCCGCTCATCGGCATCCACGCGCCGGTCGCGCAGGCACGGGCCGCGCTCGCCGACGCCGACGCCCTCCTCGTCACCGAGGACGGCAAGCCGCACACCGTGCTGACGCGACAGGACCTGCTCGGCTACCTCTCCCGGTGA
- a CDS encoding LacI family DNA-binding transcriptional regulator, giving the protein MSTIADVATRAGVSKATASRALSGRGYVSEETRQRVEEAAQSLAYVAHSSATSLATGRTGTVGLVMPPVDRWFFSELLAGVQEALLVLDYDLSLYGVPERSGTRERLFENVLPGRRFDGIIAVGIQPSARELERLHRTGRPLVSVGPYSAGASAVSIDDAAAARIATEHLIELGHTDIAFVGGATDDTDLSYGDARRLAGYREALHAAGLTPRARVAGAAPTMPGGYAAAAGLLGDRRHRPTAIVGVCDEAAIGAVIAARRLGIAVPTELSVVGIDDHEHAEMFALTTIGQAPREQGREAVRLLTRRMSEPDAPVERVEADSALVVRSSTAAPR; this is encoded by the coding sequence ATGAGCACGATCGCCGACGTCGCGACGCGCGCCGGTGTGTCCAAGGCCACCGCGAGCCGCGCCCTGAGCGGCCGCGGCTACGTCTCGGAGGAGACCAGGCAGCGCGTGGAGGAAGCGGCGCAGTCCCTCGCCTACGTCGCCCACTCCTCCGCCACGAGCCTGGCCACGGGACGCACCGGCACTGTCGGCCTGGTCATGCCGCCGGTCGACCGCTGGTTCTTCTCCGAGTTGCTGGCCGGTGTGCAGGAGGCGCTGCTCGTCCTCGACTACGACCTGTCCCTGTACGGCGTCCCCGAACGCTCGGGGACCAGGGAGCGGTTGTTCGAGAACGTGCTGCCGGGCCGGAGGTTCGACGGGATCATCGCCGTCGGCATCCAGCCCAGCGCGCGCGAACTGGAGCGCCTGCACCGCACCGGGCGCCCGCTCGTGAGTGTGGGTCCCTACAGCGCAGGAGCAAGCGCGGTCTCGATCGATGACGCGGCCGCGGCGCGGATCGCCACCGAGCATCTGATCGAACTCGGTCACACCGACATCGCGTTCGTGGGCGGCGCCACCGATGACACCGATCTCAGCTACGGAGATGCCCGCCGCCTCGCCGGCTACCGGGAGGCGCTGCACGCCGCGGGGCTGACCCCGAGGGCGCGCGTGGCCGGCGCAGCGCCGACCATGCCCGGCGGGTACGCCGCGGCGGCCGGGCTTCTCGGCGACCGGCGGCACCGTCCGACCGCGATCGTCGGCGTCTGCGACGAGGCGGCCATCGGCGCCGTGATCGCCGCCCGGCGTCTGGGCATCGCGGTACCGACCGAACTCAGCGTCGTCGGCATCGACGACCACGAGCATGCGGAGATGTTCGCTCTGACCACCATCGGACAGGCGCCGCGCGAGCAGGGGCGGGAGGCCGTCCGCCTGCTGACGCGACGGATGAGCGAGCCGGACGCCCCGGTCGAGCGCGTCGAGGCCGACTCGGCGCTCGTCGTGCGCAGTTCGACCGCGGCGCCGCGCTGA
- a CDS encoding GNAT family N-acetyltransferase, with protein sequence MSRIRPYSPSDRAAMFEICVKTADAGGDATGVLSDDELWGNLFAVPYVERHPELAWVVEAEDGRTIGYIVATDDTDAFYTWFRDEWWPTLHARYPQSTDPQTREEKLIEYGYTREPGVEPNAAEYPAHLHIDLLPETQGQGLGRGLIETLFAELRGRGVPALHLGMDPANGGAAAFYERLGMTRLPSGPGGLTYGVRFDG encoded by the coding sequence GTGTCGCGTATCCGTCCCTACAGCCCGAGTGATCGCGCGGCGATGTTCGAGATCTGCGTCAAGACGGCGGACGCCGGGGGCGACGCCACCGGCGTGCTGTCCGACGACGAGCTCTGGGGGAACCTCTTCGCGGTGCCGTACGTCGAGCGGCACCCGGAGCTCGCGTGGGTCGTCGAGGCCGAGGACGGGCGCACCATCGGCTACATCGTCGCGACCGACGACACCGACGCCTTCTACACGTGGTTCCGCGACGAGTGGTGGCCGACCCTCCACGCGCGCTATCCGCAGTCGACGGACCCGCAGACGCGCGAGGAGAAGCTGATCGAGTACGGCTACACGCGGGAACCCGGTGTCGAGCCGAACGCGGCGGAGTACCCGGCGCATCTGCACATCGACCTGCTGCCGGAGACCCAGGGGCAGGGGCTGGGGCGAGGTCTCATCGAGACGCTCTTCGCCGAGTTGCGCGGACGCGGTGTCCCCGCGCTGCACCTGGGCATGGACCCCGCGAACGGCGGTGCGGCCGCGTTCTACGAGCGTCTCGGCATGACCCGCCTCCCCTCTGGACCGGGGGGCCTGACCTACGGCGTGCGCTTCGACGGCTGA
- a CDS encoding cystathionine gamma-synthase — MSDHDHAFATRAIHAGQAPDPVTGAIIPPIYQSSTHVQDGIGGFRDGYEYNRAGNPTRSSLETQLAALEGGVGALSFASGLAAEDALLRGILKPGDHVLLGNDVYGGTYRLLTKVLAPWGIDTTTVELSDVDVIRAAIRPETRIVWLETPSNPLLKVIDIALIAEVAHAAGALVVVDNTFASPALQQPLALGADLVVHSTTKYLGGHSDVLGGAVVFGDDRFVEAVKFQQFAVGAVSAPLDAWLTTRGIKTLAVRVRQHSENAQAIAEWAQARPEFAQVFYPGLPSHPGHEIAARQMSGFGGMLSLGLAAGADAARAFAESTRVFQLAESLGGVESLIGYPPEMTHASVRGTELAVPENVVRLSVGIEDVADLIADLEEGLARIAR; from the coding sequence ATGTCCGACCACGATCACGCCTTCGCCACCCGAGCCATCCACGCCGGGCAGGCACCCGACCCGGTCACCGGGGCGATCATCCCGCCGATCTACCAGTCCTCGACACACGTGCAGGACGGCATCGGCGGGTTCCGTGACGGCTACGAGTACAACCGCGCGGGCAACCCGACGCGCTCCTCTTTGGAGACGCAGCTCGCCGCTCTCGAGGGCGGGGTCGGAGCGCTGTCGTTCGCGTCCGGTCTCGCCGCCGAGGACGCGTTGCTGCGCGGCATCCTCAAGCCCGGCGACCACGTGCTCCTCGGCAACGACGTCTACGGCGGCACCTATCGCCTGCTGACGAAGGTGCTCGCGCCCTGGGGGATCGACACGACCACCGTCGAGCTCTCCGACGTCGACGTGATCCGGGCGGCCATCCGTCCCGAGACCCGCATCGTGTGGCTGGAGACCCCGAGCAACCCGCTGCTGAAGGTCATCGACATCGCCCTCATTGCCGAGGTCGCACACGCGGCCGGTGCCCTCGTCGTGGTGGACAACACGTTCGCTTCGCCGGCTCTGCAGCAGCCGCTCGCGCTCGGTGCCGACCTCGTCGTGCACTCGACGACGAAATACCTGGGCGGTCACTCCGACGTGCTCGGCGGCGCCGTCGTCTTCGGCGACGACCGCTTCGTCGAGGCCGTGAAGTTCCAGCAGTTCGCGGTGGGTGCGGTCTCGGCGCCTCTGGACGCCTGGCTGACGACCCGCGGAATCAAGACCCTCGCGGTGCGGGTGCGCCAGCACTCCGAGAACGCGCAGGCCATCGCCGAATGGGCCCAGGCGCGGCCGGAGTTCGCGCAGGTGTTCTATCCCGGCCTCCCGTCGCACCCCGGTCACGAGATCGCGGCGCGGCAGATGAGCGGCTTCGGCGGCATGCTGTCGCTCGGTCTCGCCGCGGGTGCGGACGCCGCCCGGGCCTTCGCCGAGAGCACGCGCGTGTTCCAGCTCGCCGAGTCGCTCGGCGGCGTGGAGTCGCTCATCGGCTACCCGCCGGAGATGACCCACGCGTCGGTCCGCGGCACCGAGCTCGCCGTCCCGGAGAACGTCGTGCGCCTCTCGGTCGGCATCGAGGACGTGGCCGACCTCATCGCGGATCTCGAGGAGGGTCTCGCCCGCATCGCCCGCTGA
- a CDS encoding carbohydrate ABC transporter permease: MSHATIEKPVEADAPPTTHGTDEKGRKATRTILAIGFVVVVALALLLVFTAPTEESSRITIGFSLNSFFLWLGGLNPLVQIPAVLLVFGVVVAIILVLIEFAPRPGRGYFIMRLVACLVIPVLALLLLRPYANAVVYVVAIALLVGALLFFADFRARQGAGYLFQLVLFMAPATIMLLLGLIYPAISTIFKSFFDKTGDEFVGLENYIWVFTNPVGTSSVINTIIWALLAPVISVVIGLAYAVFIDRARGEKFLKVLVFMPVAISFVGAGIIWKFMYDARQGDQIGLLNAIVTAFGGDPVQWLAIKPILNTLMLLIVFIWTQTGFAMVILSAAIKAVPVEQMEAAELDGTNAWQRFRNVTVPGIRSSLIVVLTTITIASLKVYDIVAVMTGGRDETSVLGFEMVNQQQRFQSYGHSSALAVVLFLFVLPLIVYNARSMAKQREIR, encoded by the coding sequence ATGTCGCACGCGACCATCGAGAAACCCGTCGAGGCTGACGCGCCGCCGACGACGCACGGTACCGACGAGAAGGGAAGGAAGGCCACGCGCACCATCCTCGCGATCGGCTTCGTGGTCGTCGTCGCGCTGGCTCTCCTGCTCGTCTTCACCGCTCCGACCGAGGAGTCCTCGCGGATCACGATCGGGTTCTCCCTCAACAGCTTCTTCCTGTGGCTGGGCGGTCTGAACCCGCTGGTGCAGATCCCCGCCGTGCTGCTCGTGTTCGGCGTGGTCGTAGCGATCATCCTCGTGCTGATCGAGTTCGCGCCCCGGCCCGGTCGCGGCTACTTCATCATGCGGCTGGTCGCGTGCCTGGTGATCCCGGTCCTCGCTCTGCTGCTGCTCCGTCCCTACGCGAACGCCGTCGTGTACGTCGTCGCGATCGCGCTGCTCGTCGGGGCGCTCCTCTTCTTCGCCGACTTCCGCGCCCGTCAGGGTGCCGGCTACCTGTTCCAGCTCGTGCTGTTCATGGCGCCCGCGACGATCATGCTGCTGCTGGGCCTCATCTACCCGGCGATCTCGACGATCTTCAAGTCCTTCTTCGACAAGACCGGCGACGAGTTCGTCGGGCTCGAGAACTACATCTGGGTCTTCACCAACCCCGTCGGCACGTCGTCGGTGATCAACACGATCATCTGGGCGCTGCTCGCTCCCGTGATCTCGGTCGTCATCGGTCTCGCCTACGCCGTCTTCATCGACAGGGCTCGCGGCGAGAAGTTCCTCAAGGTGCTCGTGTTCATGCCGGTGGCGATCTCGTTCGTCGGTGCGGGCATCATCTGGAAGTTCATGTACGACGCCCGTCAGGGCGACCAGATCGGTCTCCTCAACGCGATCGTCACCGCTTTCGGCGGCGATCCGGTGCAGTGGCTGGCGATCAAGCCGATCCTCAACACGCTCATGCTGCTCATCGTGTTCATCTGGACCCAGACCGGCTTCGCCATGGTGATCCTCTCGGCCGCGATCAAGGCCGTGCCGGTGGAGCAGATGGAGGCGGCCGAGCTCGACGGCACGAACGCCTGGCAGCGCTTCCGCAACGTGACGGTCCCCGGCATCCGGTCGTCGCTGATCGTCGTGCTGACGACCATCACCATCGCCTCGCTGAAGGTGTACGACATCGTCGCCGTGATGACCGGCGGCCGGGACGAGACCAGCGTCCTCGGCTTCGAGATGGTCAACCAGCAGCAGCGGTTCCAGAGCTACGGGCACTCGTCGGCGCTCGCCGTCGTGCTGTTCCTGTTCGTGTTGCCGCTGATCGTCTACAACGCCCGATCGATGGCCAAGCAGAGGGAGATCCGCTGA
- the rplL gene encoding 50S ribosomal protein L7/L12 has translation MAKLSTEELLEQFAGLTLIELNEFVKAFEEKFEVTAAAPVAVAGAAGGAGEAAAEEEKDSFDVILEAAGDKKIQVIKAVRELTSLGLGEAKAVVDGAPKAVLEGANKETAEKAKAALEEAGATVTLK, from the coding sequence ATGGCGAAGCTTTCCACCGAGGAGCTGCTCGAGCAGTTCGCCGGCCTGACCCTCATCGAGCTCAACGAGTTCGTGAAGGCGTTCGAGGAGAAGTTCGAGGTCACCGCTGCTGCTCCCGTCGCCGTCGCCGGTGCCGCTGGCGGCGCAGGCGAGGCCGCGGCCGAGGAGGAGAAGGACTCCTTCGACGTCATCCTCGAGGCTGCTGGCGACAAGAAGATCCAGGTCATCAAGGCTGTCCGCGAGCTCACCTCGCTCGGCCTCGGCGAGGCCAAGGCCGTCGTCGACGGTGCTCCGAAGGCCGTCCTCGAGGGCGCCAACAAGGAGACGGCCGAGAAGGCCAAGGCTGCTCTGGAAGAGGCCGGCGCGACCGTCACCCTCAAGTAA
- a CDS encoding carbohydrate ABC transporter permease: MSATQATVVDNRTKRQVARDTRRNEATAHKKLTSKGATIAAAVIALFWTIPTFGLFVTSFRPGADTQNSGWWTVFSNPEFTFDNYVQAWNSGGTSTTLATAFINSLAITIPATVFPIVMASLAAYAFAWIDFKGRNMLFIFVFALQIVPLQMALVPLLSLFSDGLTINDVPIFPGFGLNEVQYSFARVWIAHAIFALPLATFMLHNFISEIPGEIIEAARVDGAGHGQVFFRIILPLAAPAIASFAIFQFLWVWNDLLVATIFASPGALPITQALNSLSGTWGNKWFLQSAGTFISIIVPLIVFFALQRFFVRGLLAGATKG; the protein is encoded by the coding sequence ATGAGTGCAACGCAGGCCACCGTCGTGGACAACCGCACCAAGCGTCAGGTGGCGCGCGATACGCGCCGCAACGAGGCGACCGCCCACAAGAAGCTGACCTCGAAGGGGGCGACGATCGCGGCCGCGGTCATCGCGCTCTTCTGGACCATCCCGACCTTCGGTCTCTTCGTGACGTCGTTCCGCCCGGGTGCCGACACGCAGAACAGCGGCTGGTGGACGGTCTTCTCCAACCCGGAGTTCACGTTCGACAACTACGTGCAGGCGTGGAACTCGGGCGGGACCTCGACGACCCTCGCGACCGCGTTCATCAACTCGCTGGCGATCACGATCCCCGCGACCGTGTTCCCGATCGTGATGGCGTCGCTCGCCGCGTACGCGTTCGCATGGATCGACTTCAAGGGTCGGAACATGCTCTTCATCTTCGTGTTCGCGCTGCAGATCGTGCCGCTGCAGATGGCCCTCGTGCCGCTCCTCAGCCTGTTCTCGGACGGACTGACGATCAACGACGTGCCGATCTTCCCCGGGTTCGGGCTGAACGAGGTGCAGTACAGCTTCGCCCGCGTCTGGATCGCGCACGCGATCTTCGCGCTGCCGCTGGCGACGTTCATGCTCCACAACTTCATCTCCGAGATCCCCGGCGAGATCATCGAGGCGGCCCGCGTGGACGGCGCCGGACACGGACAGGTGTTCTTCCGGATCATCCTGCCGCTGGCGGCTCCGGCGATCGCGTCGTTCGCGATCTTCCAGTTCCTCTGGGTGTGGAACGACCTGCTGGTCGCGACGATCTTCGCCTCGCCCGGCGCCCTGCCGATCACGCAGGCGCTGAACTCGCTCTCCGGCACCTGGGGGAACAAGTGGTTCCTGCAGTCCGCGGGAACGTTCATCTCGATCATCGTCCCGCTGATCGTGTTCTTCGCCCTGCAGCGCTTCTTCGTGCGCGGCCTGCTGGCCGGTGCGACGAAGGGCTGA
- a CDS encoding ABC transporter substrate-binding protein has translation MALSQRYRLLAPIALVGVASLALAGCAEGGSGEGGSGETKDTVRISGGITGVEADDLNASFEQFTKDTGIKVEYTGDKGFEGNIVTKVTGGDAPDIAIVPQPGLLKTLVDTGKVMPAPEAVETAVDENWSEDWKKYGTFDDTFYAAPMLANLKGYVWYSPKQFAEWGVEVPETWDDMIALTDTIVEKTGGPAWCAGFASEAASGWPGTDWIEDLVLRQSGPDVYDDWVAGDVKFTDPEIKQAFDAVGEILLNPEYVNAGYGDVKSINSTAFGDVANAVAKGDCALTHQASFLSANFLDTETADGNVPEVAPDGDVYAFIMPGETAGELQVEGGGEFVAAFSDDEATQQVLEFMASPEFADARVELGGVISANKNADPSLASSEFLQEAMTIMQDDATTFRFDASDLMPSTVGSGSFWKGMVDWIDGKDTETVLSDIQAGYEN, from the coding sequence ATGGCTTTGTCACAGCGATACCGCCTGCTCGCCCCCATCGCACTCGTCGGCGTCGCGTCCCTCGCGCTCGCCGGCTGCGCCGAGGGCGGAAGCGGCGAAGGCGGAAGCGGGGAGACCAAGGACACGGTCCGGATCTCCGGCGGCATCACCGGCGTCGAGGCCGACGACCTGAACGCCTCCTTCGAGCAGTTCACGAAGGACACCGGCATCAAGGTCGAGTACACCGGCGACAAGGGCTTCGAGGGCAACATCGTCACCAAGGTGACGGGTGGAGACGCCCCAGACATCGCGATCGTCCCGCAGCCCGGTCTGCTCAAGACCCTCGTCGACACCGGCAAGGTCATGCCGGCCCCCGAGGCCGTGGAGACCGCCGTCGACGAGAACTGGTCCGAGGACTGGAAGAAGTACGGTACGTTCGACGACACCTTCTACGCGGCACCGATGCTGGCGAACCTCAAGGGCTATGTCTGGTACTCGCCGAAGCAGTTCGCCGAGTGGGGCGTCGAGGTCCCGGAGACCTGGGACGACATGATCGCCCTCACGGACACGATCGTCGAGAAGACCGGCGGTCCGGCCTGGTGCGCCGGCTTCGCCTCCGAGGCGGCGTCCGGCTGGCCCGGGACGGACTGGATCGAGGACCTCGTCCTGCGCCAGTCGGGCCCCGACGTCTACGACGACTGGGTGGCCGGCGACGTGAAGTTCACCGACCCCGAGATCAAGCAGGCCTTCGACGCCGTCGGGGAGATCCTGCTCAACCCGGAGTACGTGAACGCGGGCTACGGCGACGTGAAGAGCATCAACTCCACCGCTTTCGGTGACGTCGCCAACGCGGTGGCGAAGGGCGACTGCGCGCTGACCCACCAGGCCTCGTTCCTGTCGGCGAACTTCCTCGACACGGAGACCGCGGACGGCAACGTCCCCGAGGTCGCGCCGGACGGCGACGTCTACGCGTTCATCATGCCGGGTGAGACCGCGGGCGAGCTCCAGGTCGAGGGTGGCGGCGAGTTCGTCGCGGCCTTCTCCGACGACGAGGCCACCCAGCAGGTGCTCGAATTCATGGCATCGCCGGAGTTCGCCGACGCGCGTGTCGAGCTCGGTGGTGTGATCTCCGCCAACAAGAACGCCGACCCGAGCCTCGCGTCGAGCGAGTTCCTCCAGGAGGCGATGACCATCATGCAGGACGACGCGACGACCTTCCGGTTCGACGCCTCCGACCTGATGCCGTCCACGGTCGGCTCCGGCTCGTTCTGGAAGGGGATGGTCGACTGGATCGACGGCAAGGACACCGAGACGGTGCTCTCCGACATCCAGGCCGGCTACGAGAACTGA
- the rplJ gene encoding 50S ribosomal protein L10 translates to MAQKDASVNELTKSFENSNAVLLTEYRGLTVAQLKQLRNSIRQDAEYAVVKNTLTKIAANKAGISALDEDLKGPSAVAFVHGDFVATAKALRDFAKANPLLVIKSGIFEGKALTADEVNTYASLESREVLLAKAAGMMKATMGKAAATIDALREKLETAEAA, encoded by the coding sequence ATGGCGCAGAAGGATGCATCGGTCAACGAGCTCACGAAGTCATTCGAGAACTCGAACGCCGTCCTGCTGACCGAGTACCGCGGTCTGACGGTTGCCCAGCTCAAGCAGCTGCGCAACAGCATCCGTCAGGACGCTGAGTACGCCGTGGTGAAGAACACGCTGACCAAGATCGCCGCCAACAAGGCCGGCATCTCCGCGCTGGACGAGGACCTCAAGGGGCCGTCGGCTGTCGCGTTCGTGCACGGTGACTTCGTCGCCACCGCCAAGGCTCTGCGTGACTTCGCCAAGGCCAACCCGCTTCTCGTGATCAAGTCGGGCATCTTCGAGGGCAAGGCCCTCACCGCCGACGAGGTCAACACGTACGCCTCGCTCGAGAGCCGCGAGGTTCTGCTGGCGAAGGCCGCGGGCATGATGAAGGCGACGATGGGCAAGGCTGCCGCCACCATCGACGCGCTTCGCGAAAAGCTGGAGACCGCCGAGGCCGCGTAA
- the mpaB gene encoding daptide biosynthesis RiPP recognition protein → MGTNTTTGRRGDRPTDDVRLVGPRALRAWITGEHHAHARVFLLESQTGVDAVATVAGADDVVLHPEGVAPRPGPRLVRYSGTLADVGDELFLEGRGVELQDYIAASFVQIVGPTAMRFFDSASWRAFLDDAELARRTGVFAAAMIDPRVLLADRRALARPHEIETPSAIRIDRLGGVHLGLQGAAVGPVEDLSSTLDQALPLSSALGEVPAGTELIAALDARPWIARYLDAADLRKMLSLPNGAAQIAGFGWALLDDGLADAEPSATDPFLLDTAEGFLLADVGTLRRHLLSPLTAAVVDALQTSRTRALAAARVARAQGLPDSQARRLCLDALEVLGVHLGRPIRDTARDGDR, encoded by the coding sequence ATGGGGACGAATACGACAACCGGACGACGGGGCGACCGGCCGACGGACGACGTGCGGCTGGTCGGTCCCCGAGCGCTGCGCGCATGGATCACGGGCGAACATCATGCGCATGCCAGGGTGTTTCTCCTCGAGAGCCAGACCGGTGTCGACGCTGTCGCGACGGTGGCCGGTGCCGACGACGTCGTCCTCCACCCCGAAGGGGTGGCGCCGCGTCCCGGGCCCCGCCTCGTTCGCTACAGCGGCACCCTCGCCGACGTCGGGGACGAACTCTTCCTGGAGGGGCGCGGCGTCGAGCTCCAGGACTACATCGCGGCCTCCTTCGTTCAGATCGTCGGACCGACAGCCATGCGCTTCTTCGACAGCGCGAGCTGGCGCGCCTTCCTCGACGATGCCGAGCTCGCCCGGCGCACGGGGGTCTTCGCCGCGGCGATGATCGACCCGCGCGTGCTGCTGGCGGATCGCCGCGCCCTCGCGCGGCCGCATGAAATCGAGACTCCCAGCGCCATCCGCATCGACCGTCTCGGTGGGGTGCATCTCGGGCTTCAGGGCGCAGCAGTCGGCCCCGTCGAGGATCTGTCGAGCACCCTGGATCAGGCTCTGCCGCTGTCATCCGCGCTGGGAGAGGTTCCGGCCGGGACGGAGCTCATCGCCGCGCTCGATGCCCGGCCGTGGATCGCCCGATATCTCGACGCGGCCGACCTCCGCAAGATGCTCAGCCTGCCGAACGGCGCCGCTCAAATCGCGGGCTTCGGCTGGGCGCTGCTCGACGACGGCCTCGCGGATGCGGAGCCCTCGGCCACCGACCCCTTCCTGCTCGACACCGCCGAGGGGTTCCTCCTGGCCGATGTCGGAACACTCCGTCGGCACCTTCTGTCACCGCTCACGGCCGCCGTCGTCGACGCCCTTCAGACCTCACGCACGCGCGCGCTGGCAGCGGCCCGCGTGGCGCGGGCGCAGGGGCTGCCCGACTCCCAGGCGCGGCGACTGTGCCTCGACGCTCTCGAGGTGCTCGGAGTCCACCTCGGCCGGCCGATCCGGGACACGGCGCGGGACGGTGACCGATGA
- a CDS encoding phosphatase PAP2 family protein, producing the protein MNRRMLLWWGVACLLLATALGALVVFVYPQTPGLDQWWNDTIAAVRADWMLSFALALNWIGGGWVAILAVPLATIAILLLLRRWRGALFAALCFLVSAGAVQLLKNIFGRARPHDMLVVSDYGSFPSGHTANAATIALVLWVLFPRVWVAIVGAAWIVLMALSRTFLSVHWATDTLGGAFVGAGVVLVLAAWLVPWVRRDVEVAAGADKLSGT; encoded by the coding sequence ATGAATCGACGGATGCTGCTGTGGTGGGGCGTCGCCTGCCTCCTCCTGGCCACTGCCCTCGGCGCGCTCGTCGTCTTCGTCTATCCGCAGACGCCGGGGCTCGACCAGTGGTGGAACGACACCATCGCGGCGGTCCGCGCGGACTGGATGCTGAGCTTCGCCCTCGCGCTGAATTGGATCGGCGGTGGCTGGGTCGCCATCCTCGCCGTGCCGCTGGCGACCATCGCGATCCTGCTGCTCCTGCGCCGATGGCGGGGGGCGCTGTTCGCCGCGTTGTGCTTCCTCGTCAGCGCCGGTGCCGTCCAGCTCCTGAAGAACATCTTCGGCCGAGCCCGCCCGCACGACATGCTCGTCGTGAGCGACTACGGCTCGTTCCCCTCCGGTCACACCGCGAATGCGGCGACCATCGCGCTGGTGCTCTGGGTGCTCTTCCCGCGGGTCTGGGTGGCGATCGTGGGGGCGGCCTGGATCGTGCTCATGGCCCTGTCGCGGACCTTCCTGTCGGTGCACTGGGCCACGGATACGCTCGGCGGGGCGTTCGTCGGCGCCGGCGTCGTCCTCGTGCTGGCCGCCTGGCTGGTGCCGTGGGTGCGACGCGATGTCGAGGTCGCCGCAGGCGCCGATAAGCTGAGCGGAACCTGA